A window from Hallerella porci encodes these proteins:
- a CDS encoding glycosyl hydrolase family 8 has protein sequence MKNPFQLIGKSEAEALEKFRSHFQKLFFGDAEKECVCFSTNSLRYIVDIGHQDIRSEGMSYGMYIAAKLGEENLFESLWQFSKNYLQNSSGNYAPYFAWQVGLPNSKHSDFYKMDPGAAPDGEEYFAAALLLAAKKFQKPAYKKEACELLQAMAHKIPAGNVRAMFDESRAAVRFSPMTGNDFTDPSYHTLFFYRLFAEETGDKFWEAVYAESIHFLKHAMHPETGLAADYTEFNGEPKATNFNPMSHYFSGDSWRVVLNLALDFSSEISKPAENICQNAKDFEQKICRKYLQFFRSQKTVFADYQIDGTPAPNARELTTGLMAMNAAATCALDINNSDDAELARYFLQKLWETPTPTGTWRYYDGMLLLLAYCLLTSKF, from the coding sequence ATGAAAAATCCTTTTCAGCTCATCGGAAAAAGCGAAGCCGAAGCCCTCGAAAAATTTCGTTCTCATTTTCAAAAACTTTTTTTCGGTGACGCCGAAAAAGAATGCGTTTGCTTTTCTACAAATTCTCTCCGCTACATTGTTGACATCGGGCATCAAGATATCCGCAGCGAAGGAATGAGTTACGGCATGTATATTGCCGCAAAACTCGGCGAAGAAAATCTCTTCGAATCGCTTTGGCAATTTTCAAAAAATTATCTGCAAAATTCTTCAGGGAATTATGCGCCGTATTTTGCGTGGCAAGTGGGACTTCCCAATTCTAAACATTCCGACTTTTACAAAATGGATCCGGGAGCCGCTCCCGATGGCGAAGAATATTTTGCCGCAGCACTTCTTCTCGCCGCGAAAAAATTTCAAAAGCCCGCTTATAAAAAAGAAGCGTGTGAATTATTGCAAGCGATGGCGCATAAAATTCCCGCCGGAAATGTCCGTGCGATGTTCGATGAATCCCGCGCCGCTGTTCGTTTTTCGCCGATGACCGGAAACGATTTTACCGATCCGAGTTATCACACCCTTTTCTTTTATCGTCTTTTCGCCGAAGAAACCGGTGACAAATTCTGGGAAGCCGTTTACGCCGAAAGCATCCATTTTTTAAAACACGCGATGCATCCCGAAACAGGACTTGCCGCTGATTACACCGAATTTAATGGCGAACCGAAAGCGACAAATTTTAATCCGATGAGTCATTACTTTAGCGGCGACTCTTGGCGCGTCGTTCTCAATTTAGCGTTAGATTTTTCGTCGGAAATTTCAAAGCCCGCAGAAAATATCTGCCAAAACGCCAAAGATTTTGAACAAAAAATTTGTCGAAAATATCTGCAATTTTTCCGTTCGCAAAAAACGGTTTTCGCCGATTATCAAATCGACGGAACGCCTGCGCCCAATGCCCGCGAACTCACGACCGGTTTAATGGCGATGAACGCCGCAGCCACTTGCGCGCTCGACATTAACAATTCCGACGATGCAGAACTCGCCCGCTATTTTTTACAGAAACTTTGGGAAACGCCAACGCCGACAGGAACGTGGCGCTATTACGACGGCATGCTTCTTTTACTTGCCTACTGTCTTCTCACTTCAAAATTTTAA
- a CDS encoding T9SS type A sorting domain-containing protein has translation MKLWSKTLLAAALVGSAAYAAPGLTVSGTDLMYNGKKIFFSGTNLAWSDYNSDVGESPLNENAWRKAVEGTRAAGGNSIRWWLFNNMSQSPTIDETTHLVTGPKASTIANMKKALDIAEEYGVMVSMCLFSHNLMEPEQWGLYTGDKVDFEANKLLFEEAGTKAFIDNVLIPVVKAIGNHKALMTWEVFNEPEGMTSECEGWTAQKMALAKIQKFTNEVASAIHTVDPTLLVSTGSVNIKFQKNWNDAALIAAGGKANGTLDFFQTHYYPYYQADAISPFVNTAAQMATTYGYDSKPMIIGEFPASGWAGDTYNAAMAAKTEITTEECYRKAFDGGYAGALAWQYIGDKTEDKFGGYSYTIDPALAAMKTLAATEEASIKIKDVVIEEAGGDGKMAVTFGGGNPQIEYQNKAGLDLSKANTLTMKVKNNGKTEADIYLIFKLTDAWTWTETDGSCKVAAGESKLCSYDISTLTNRNKTVSIVLANYAKDYKGTVLFDDIVAGTDTLFNFNEDKYDAFSRGFGMTEVEIPEIKIVYDENYTNGISKRSAVNAKALHLNGNALSLSFTRSTNVKAILFDATGHKVSTLHNGPISAGTHEFKIQAAKGVYFVKVKGQGIDFSQKIMLK, from the coding sequence ATGAAATTGTGGTCTAAAACTCTCTTAGCAGCTGCCCTCGTAGGTTCCGCTGCTTACGCCGCCCCCGGTCTTACCGTTTCCGGTACAGACTTAATGTATAACGGCAAAAAAATCTTCTTTAGCGGGACAAACCTCGCTTGGTCCGATTATAATTCCGACGTCGGCGAATCGCCTCTCAACGAAAACGCTTGGCGTAAAGCCGTCGAAGGCACACGCGCAGCGGGCGGAAACTCCATTCGCTGGTGGCTTTTTAACAATATGAGCCAAAGCCCGACAATCGACGAAACGACGCACTTGGTCACAGGCCCGAAGGCAAGTACAATCGCCAATATGAAAAAGGCATTGGACATTGCCGAAGAATATGGCGTGATGGTTTCGATGTGCTTATTCAGCCACAACTTGATGGAACCTGAGCAGTGGGGTTTATACACCGGCGACAAAGTCGATTTCGAAGCGAATAAGCTTCTTTTTGAAGAAGCGGGCACCAAAGCTTTCATCGATAACGTTTTGATTCCTGTGGTCAAAGCCATCGGAAACCATAAAGCGCTTATGACTTGGGAAGTCTTTAATGAACCCGAAGGCATGACATCGGAATGCGAAGGCTGGACGGCTCAAAAAATGGCTTTAGCGAAGATTCAGAAATTTACGAACGAAGTCGCCTCGGCCATTCACACGGTTGACCCCACGCTTTTGGTTTCTACGGGTAGCGTCAATATTAAGTTCCAAAAGAATTGGAACGATGCCGCCCTCATTGCCGCAGGCGGAAAAGCAAACGGCACCTTGGACTTTTTCCAAACGCATTATTACCCGTATTACCAGGCCGATGCAATTTCTCCGTTTGTAAATACCGCAGCCCAAATGGCGACCACTTACGGTTACGATTCGAAACCGATGATTATCGGCGAATTCCCGGCAAGCGGTTGGGCCGGCGATACATACAATGCGGCAATGGCAGCCAAAACGGAAATCACGACCGAAGAATGCTACCGCAAGGCTTTTGACGGCGGCTACGCAGGCGCACTCGCTTGGCAGTACATCGGCGACAAAACCGAAGATAAATTTGGCGGTTACAGCTACACGATTGACCCGGCTTTAGCGGCCATGAAAACTTTAGCTGCCACAGAAGAAGCTTCGATTAAAATCAAGGATGTCGTTATCGAAGAAGCTGGCGGCGACGGCAAAATGGCAGTGACCTTTGGCGGTGGCAATCCGCAAATCGAATACCAAAATAAAGCCGGTTTGGATTTGTCAAAGGCTAACACCCTCACGATGAAGGTCAAAAATAATGGCAAAACCGAAGCGGATATTTATTTAATCTTTAAGCTTACCGATGCCTGGACTTGGACCGAAACCGACGGCAGTTGCAAAGTGGCCGCAGGCGAATCGAAACTTTGCAGCTACGATATTTCGACCTTGACGAACCGCAATAAAACGGTATCCATCGTCCTCGCCAATTACGCAAAGGATTACAAGGGAACCGTTTTGTTCGACGATATCGTTGCCGGAACCGATACGCTCTTCAACTTTAACGAAGACAAATACGATGCCTTTAGCCGTGGCTTTGGCATGACCGAAGTCGAAATTCCTGAAATCAAAATTGTCTACGACGAAAATTATACAAACGGAATTTCCAAACGCTCTGCAGTGAATGCAAAAGCTTTGCACCTCAACGGAAACGCTTTAAGTTTGTCTTTCACCCGTTCGACAAATGTCAAAGCAATTCTCTTTGATGCAACCGGCCACAAGGTTTCTACCCTTCACAACGGCCCGATTTCTGCAGGCACTCACGAATTCAAAATTCAAGCCGCCAAGGGCGTTTACTTCGTCAAAGTGAAAGGCCAAGGAATTGACTTCTCACAAAAAATCATGCTGAAGTAA
- a CDS encoding glycosyltransferase: MSRLVIVDYNNFWSPSGGGVRRYHLERMKFYKDKADALLVFVQNDGKTFTEKISDSLIIEHTKAFRFPGNWEYRFLWKNADLKVALAKYNPDIVEVGSPYILPRAVSKACKGMPKPPILTGFWHADFPVTYVRRFFEKWKMPRIAKITESVAFAYARFEYKNYAKIEASCDEVLERMNRFGFSKERLDWIPLGVDLETFTPTARDENLVDELKDGDPNRLTIFFPHRFCDEKGLRLFLEAYPILVEKLGSEPAVLFAGTGPDLPRVQEAAQKFKHIRYEGFIHGEAEMARHYASVDLGLALSGWETFGLSILESLACGNALVAANTGAAAEHLTKSGAGVLLQTRTPEALADAILQISKMNLAELKQNAEAYATKFSWKNCFEKQFSLYQKLVQG, encoded by the coding sequence ATGAGCCGTTTAGTCATCGTAGACTACAATAATTTTTGGAGTCCTTCGGGCGGCGGCGTTCGCCGTTATCATCTCGAACGCATGAAATTTTACAAAGATAAAGCCGATGCGCTTCTCGTCTTTGTGCAAAATGACGGGAAAACTTTTACCGAAAAAATTTCGGATTCTCTCATTATTGAACACACCAAAGCGTTTCGTTTCCCCGGAAATTGGGAATATCGCTTCTTGTGGAAAAATGCCGATTTAAAAGTCGCACTCGCCAAATACAATCCCGATATCGTCGAAGTCGGTTCGCCGTATATTCTTCCGAGGGCCGTTTCCAAAGCGTGCAAAGGCATGCCGAAGCCGCCGATTCTCACCGGATTTTGGCACGCCGATTTTCCGGTGACGTATGTGCGCCGCTTCTTTGAAAAATGGAAAATGCCGCGAATCGCAAAAATCACCGAATCCGTAGCCTTTGCCTATGCGCGTTTCGAATACAAAAATTACGCGAAAATCGAAGCGAGTTGCGACGAAGTTTTAGAGCGCATGAATCGTTTCGGATTTTCCAAAGAACGCTTGGATTGGATTCCGCTCGGCGTCGATTTAGAAACGTTTACGCCAACTGCCCGCGATGAAAATTTGGTAGATGAATTAAAAGACGGCGATCCGAATCGCCTCACCATTTTCTTTCCGCATCGTTTTTGTGACGAAAAAGGTCTGCGTTTATTCTTAGAGGCGTATCCCATTCTCGTCGAAAAATTGGGAAGCGAGCCCGCAGTTCTTTTCGCAGGAACGGGTCCCGATTTACCGCGCGTTCAAGAAGCTGCACAAAAATTTAAGCACATCCGCTACGAAGGATTTATCCACGGCGAAGCAGAAATGGCGCGCCATTATGCGAGCGTCGATTTGGGTCTTGCGCTTTCGGGCTGGGAAACTTTTGGACTTTCTATTCTCGAAAGTTTAGCGTGCGGAAACGCTCTCGTCGCAGCCAACACAGGAGCTGCCGCAGAACATTTGACGAAATCGGGCGCGGGCGTTCTTTTGCAAACGCGCACTCCCGAAGCTCTCGCCGATGCTATTCTTCAAATTTCCAAAATGAATTTAGCCGAGCTCAAGCAAAACGCTGAAGCGTACGCCACAAAATTCAGTTGGAAAAATTGCTTTGAAAAACAATTTTCACTTTACCAAAAACTCGTTCAAGGATAA
- a CDS encoding response regulator codes for MLNIIKNKNLMNDHLNFSGLKILLVEDNELNLEIASTILEGVGFEIETAENGKIAVEKVTQENCRYDLILMDIQMPVMDGYTATRKIRALNSAYCKTVPIIAMTANAFEEDKKNALAAGMNDHIAKPIDITAFGKILKRWLKTNKNV; via the coding sequence TTGCTTAACATTATCAAAAACAAAAATCTCATGAATGACCATTTGAATTTTTCGGGTTTAAAAATTTTACTCGTCGAAGATAACGAACTCAATTTGGAAATTGCTTCGACCATTTTAGAAGGCGTTGGCTTCGAAATTGAAACCGCCGAAAATGGAAAAATCGCCGTCGAAAAAGTTACGCAGGAAAATTGCCGTTACGATTTGATTTTGATGGACATTCAAATGCCCGTGATGGATGGTTACACGGCCACGCGAAAAATTCGCGCATTGAATTCGGCGTATTGTAAAACGGTTCCGATTATCGCGATGACTGCAAACGCTTTCGAAGAAGACAAAAAGAATGCCCTTGCCGCGGGCATGAACGATCACATCGCCAAACCGATTGATATTACCGCCTTCGGGAAAATTTTGAAAAGATGGCTAAAGACAAACAAAAATGTTTGA
- the ychF gene encoding redox-regulated ATPase YchF yields MSLKCGIVGLPNVGKSTIFNAITNAGAEAANYPFCTIEPNVGMVSVPDERLNELVKVYNPKSIVPAVTEFVDIAGLVKGASNGEGLGNKFLTHIRECNAIMEVVRCFDDADITHVLGNVDPVRDVDIIETELILKDLESIDKRFSTENKMARTGNAKAKENADACELLKKGLESGHSAREYIGTSDAVDLIIQDLALLTAKPIFYCANIREEDLENKGNAYVDKLKEFAKKQNASVVVISGKIEEELSKLEPADKAELLKDYGMDESGLDTVVREGYRILGLQTFFTAGEKECRAWTFEKGSKAPQCAGVIHSDFEKGFIRAETLSFADFQKYGSWNAAKEAGVVRTEGKDYVVQDGDIMYYLFNV; encoded by the coding sequence ATGAGTTTGAAATGCGGTATCGTCGGTCTTCCCAATGTCGGCAAAAGCACAATTTTTAATGCCATTACAAATGCTGGCGCCGAAGCGGCGAACTATCCGTTTTGCACTATCGAACCGAATGTCGGCATGGTCAGCGTGCCCGACGAACGCTTAAACGAACTCGTCAAAGTTTATAACCCGAAGTCAATTGTCCCAGCGGTTACCGAATTCGTCGATATCGCAGGTCTTGTCAAAGGCGCAAGCAATGGCGAAGGACTCGGCAACAAATTCCTCACGCACATCCGCGAATGCAATGCGATTATGGAAGTCGTCCGCTGCTTTGACGACGCAGACATTACCCACGTTCTCGGAAACGTGGACCCCGTCCGCGATGTGGATATCATCGAAACCGAACTCATCCTCAAGGATTTGGAATCGATTGACAAGCGTTTCAGCACCGAAAATAAAATGGCTCGCACCGGCAACGCCAAAGCCAAAGAAAACGCCGACGCTTGCGAACTCTTGAAGAAAGGTTTGGAAAGCGGTCACAGCGCCCGCGAATACATTGGAACAAGCGACGCTGTCGATTTGATTATTCAAGATTTAGCACTTCTCACCGCCAAGCCGATTTTCTACTGCGCAAACATCCGCGAAGAAGATTTGGAAAATAAAGGCAACGCTTACGTCGATAAACTCAAAGAATTTGCGAAAAAGCAAAATGCTTCGGTCGTCGTCATCAGCGGTAAAATCGAAGAAGAACTTTCGAAGTTAGAACCCGCCGACAAGGCAGAACTTTTGAAAGATTACGGCATGGACGAATCCGGTTTGGATACCGTTGTCCGCGAAGGCTACCGCATTCTCGGGCTTCAAACCTTCTTCACCGCCGGCGAAAAAGAATGCCGCGCTTGGACATTTGAAAAAGGTTCCAAAGCGCCGCAATGCGCAGGCGTCATCCACTCCGATTTCGAAAAAGGCTTCATCCGCGCCGAAACCTTGAGCTTTGCCGACTTCCAAAAATACGGTTCTTGGAACGCAGCCAAAGAAGCGGGAGTCGTCCGCACCGAAGGCAAGGATTATGTCGTCCAAGACGGCGATATTATGTATTATCTGTTTAACGTTTAA
- a CDS encoding DMT family transporter — translation MKDEHKGILFGALAAIFYGTNPLGALNLIEAKLIPISIIFYRMMFATLFVLIALLVSKKSLKFPKENLPKTISLGILFAASACLLYESFIYMEAGIASTMLFLYPVFVALLMLILYKEKLTKQIVISILVALVGVAFLTKSENGFLSVTGIILVILSSLTYSFYMIIAARLSKPVGSLKLNFYVLLFGTLGMFLFTSFAPGHELQKLPSFTAALWTMELGFVPTLLSLIFMVKAIKIIGSTKTAILGALEPLTAVCVGVFIFHESFTWRLCVGIILILSSVIMIAVKKKN, via the coding sequence ATGAAAGATGAACATAAAGGCATTCTTTTTGGTGCTCTCGCCGCAATTTTTTACGGCACAAATCCGCTCGGCGCATTAAATTTAATCGAAGCAAAATTGATTCCGATAAGCATCATTTTTTACCGCATGATGTTTGCGACTTTATTTGTTTTAATCGCTCTTTTGGTTTCTAAAAAGTCTCTTAAATTTCCGAAAGAAAATTTACCCAAAACGATTTCGCTCGGCATTTTATTTGCCGCTTCGGCGTGCTTGCTTTATGAATCTTTCATTTATATGGAAGCGGGAATTGCATCGACGATGCTTTTCTTGTATCCCGTTTTCGTCGCCCTTTTAATGCTGATTTTGTATAAAGAAAAACTCACAAAACAAATTGTGATTTCAATTCTTGTCGCCCTCGTGGGAGTTGCATTCTTAACCAAAAGTGAAAATGGATTTTTAAGCGTCACAGGAATTATTCTCGTTATACTTTCATCGTTAACTTATTCGTTTTATATGATTATTGCGGCGCGTTTATCGAAGCCTGTGGGATCTTTAAAACTCAATTTTTATGTGCTTCTATTTGGAACTTTAGGCATGTTCCTTTTCACTTCATTTGCTCCCGGACATGAACTTCAAAAATTGCCGAGTTTCACGGCTGCCTTATGGACGATGGAACTTGGCTTTGTCCCGACTCTTTTATCGCTGATTTTTATGGTGAAAGCAATCAAAATTATCGGCTCCACCAAAACTGCAATTCTCGGAGCCTTAGAGCCTTTAACTGCGGTATGTGTCGGCGTTTTCATTTTCCACGAATCTTTTACTTGGCGCCTTTGCGTGGGAATTATTTTGATTTTATCATCCGTGATTATGATTGCAGTGAAAAAGAAAAATTAG
- a CDS encoding HAD family hydrolase codes for MEIAGVLFDLYGTLFTYGNMSKAFGLWHEDLSHAMNHLGISVPVSQVAKQCRHFFSEEISEQEGFTIYELRLKILAESFGANPDYNWIKHTAANSMNRWQKMVPIHPQTIPLLQKLHDEKIKLGIISNFEHAPHVRKVLRQHGLLKLLDAVIISGEVHTKKPAPEIFQIALDRLGTQANETLFVGDDPERDIRGAASVGMQTHLFKNGSPLFEIFQSTFLK; via the coding sequence ATGGAAATCGCCGGCGTTCTTTTTGACCTTTACGGAACACTTTTTACCTACGGCAACATGTCGAAGGCTTTCGGGCTATGGCACGAAGATTTATCGCACGCGATGAATCATCTCGGCATTTCCGTTCCGGTTTCGCAAGTGGCAAAGCAATGTCGGCATTTCTTCTCCGAAGAAATTTCCGAACAAGAAGGATTTACCATTTACGAATTGCGGTTAAAAATTTTAGCGGAAAGTTTCGGTGCAAATCCCGATTACAACTGGATCAAACATACCGCAGCCAACTCGATGAATCGTTGGCAAAAAATGGTTCCCATTCATCCGCAGACAATTCCGCTTCTTCAAAAATTACACGACGAAAAAATCAAACTCGGTATTATTTCCAATTTTGAGCACGCGCCACATGTCCGCAAAGTTTTGCGTCAACACGGCCTTTTGAAATTACTCGACGCCGTCATTATTTCGGGCGAAGTGCACACGAAAAAACCCGCCCCCGAAATTTTCCAAATCGCATTAGACCGTTTGGGCACACAAGCAAACGAAACCCTTTTCGTCGGCGATGATCCCGAACGCGATATTCGCGGCGCTGCTTCCGTCGGCATGCAAACTCACCTTTTCAAAAACGGTTCCCCGCTCTTTGAAATTTTTCAAAGCACATTTTTAAAATGA
- a CDS encoding lamin tail domain-containing protein produces the protein MRELNFKKMLFTSLTVAACLMGCSQGEGPEGASTLKTSVHLDVACKTVPLTDSLVLDLLGPDTFHVVLGKDESAYDKLLNAGEWTFAAKLYANGMLVQQGETATELSSGGEVVIPIAMHAVAGFLFVQIPLGFENQPGVASGILTISAGEKSTDYDFVIADGFATATTEMLALGETYRVQIKLKSKAGSVLYEMDSQVMIDGENFAQSWSLKTLQVEVSLSIVSDSLKTLTATAFIPSKLRKVQSGDLLITEFQTETKAEFVEYYNATIDTLDLSGCSLYATSSSSVKAVTEPLESVKILPNSYLVFGTDSLEGRDVLATLNMPGTKGSIVFRCEGVAVDSFYYVSSKTQDLDPEQYGAYDPFAITSNSKQSLQLPLKNYKKRSAGSAWCKGEISLHENASCEE, from the coding sequence ATGAGAGAACTCAATTTCAAGAAGATGTTGTTTACTTCTTTGACGGTGGCGGCTTGCCTGATGGGCTGTTCCCAAGGCGAAGGCCCCGAAGGCGCATCCACACTCAAAACTTCTGTTCATTTGGATGTGGCGTGCAAAACGGTTCCGCTGACCGATAGTTTGGTTTTGGATTTGTTGGGGCCGGACACATTTCATGTCGTCCTCGGAAAAGACGAATCCGCTTACGATAAATTGCTGAATGCGGGCGAGTGGACCTTTGCCGCGAAGCTTTATGCCAACGGCATGTTGGTGCAGCAAGGGGAAACGGCGACGGAACTTTCTTCGGGCGGGGAAGTCGTGATTCCGATTGCGATGCACGCTGTCGCAGGATTTCTCTTTGTGCAAATTCCGCTCGGATTTGAAAATCAGCCCGGCGTGGCGAGCGGCATTTTGACGATTTCTGCGGGCGAAAAATCTACCGATTATGATTTCGTCATCGCGGACGGTTTTGCAACGGCGACGACCGAAATGCTCGCCTTGGGCGAAACATATCGGGTGCAAATCAAATTGAAATCGAAAGCGGGAAGCGTCTTGTATGAGATGGATTCGCAAGTCATGATCGACGGCGAAAATTTTGCGCAGAGTTGGTCGCTCAAAACATTGCAAGTCGAAGTTTCTCTTTCGATTGTAAGCGACTCGCTGAAAACGTTAACGGCGACGGCGTTTATTCCTTCGAAACTTCGGAAAGTGCAAAGCGGTGATCTTCTCATCACGGAATTTCAGACCGAAACCAAAGCGGAATTTGTCGAATATTATAATGCGACAATCGATACGTTGGATCTTTCGGGATGTTCTCTGTATGCGACGAGCAGTTCTTCCGTTAAAGCTGTCACAGAACCGTTAGAATCCGTAAAAATTTTGCCGAATTCTTATTTGGTTTTTGGAACGGATTCCTTGGAAGGTCGCGATGTCTTGGCGACTTTGAATATGCCGGGGACGAAGGGTTCTATCGTTTTCCGCTGCGAAGGGGTGGCGGTGGATTCTTTTTACTATGTCAGCAGCAAAACGCAAGATTTGGATCCGGAACAGTATGGCGCTTACGATCCGTTTGCGATTACATCCAATTCGAAGCAGAGTTTGCAGCTTCCGCTGAAGAATTACAAAAAGCGCTCCGCAGGAAGCGCTTGGTGCAAAGGGGAAATTTCGTTACACGAAAATGCTTCGTGTGAAGAATAA
- the floA gene encoding flotillin-like protein FloA (flotillin-like protein involved in membrane lipid rafts), translated as MSSIAILGFIVAAIVALIFLAFIAKFFSLWLQALFSRANVSMFQLIGMRLRKVPPKIIVDARILSCKAGMPVDTNLLEAHYMSGGSVLRVVQALIAANKANIKLDFKQAAAIDLAGRNVLEAVQMSVNPKVIETPRVSAVALDGIQLHAVTRITVRASIQKLVGGAGEETVVARVGEGIVSSIGGAKSHKDVLENPNMISQKVLASGLDAGTAFEILSIDIADVDVGQNIGARLETDRAEADKKIAQAKAEERRAMAAAAEQEMKAKVMDMRAKLVESEAQVPMAMADALRSGRLGVMDYYNMKNIQADTQMRTQLGLGDGQQPSQPNV; from the coding sequence ATGAGCTCTATTGCCATTTTGGGTTTTATCGTAGCAGCAATCGTCGCCCTTATCTTTTTGGCTTTTATCGCCAAATTCTTTAGCCTCTGGCTTCAAGCTTTATTTTCTCGGGCAAATGTCAGCATGTTCCAACTTATCGGAATGCGACTCCGGAAAGTGCCTCCCAAAATCATTGTGGATGCGCGCATTCTGAGCTGCAAAGCGGGAATGCCTGTCGATACAAATTTACTTGAAGCGCATTACATGTCGGGCGGTAGCGTTTTGCGCGTCGTGCAAGCGTTAATCGCTGCGAACAAAGCCAACATCAAACTCGATTTTAAGCAAGCCGCAGCCATTGATCTCGCGGGACGAAACGTTCTCGAAGCAGTGCAAATGTCGGTGAATCCGAAAGTTATCGAAACGCCGCGCGTTAGCGCTGTCGCTTTGGACGGAATTCAGCTGCACGCCGTGACCCGCATTACCGTGCGCGCAAGTATTCAAAAACTCGTTGGCGGTGCTGGCGAAGAAACCGTCGTTGCGCGCGTTGGCGAAGGCATCGTTTCTTCTATCGGTGGTGCGAAGAGCCACAAAGATGTTCTCGAAAATCCGAATATGATTTCGCAGAAAGTTCTCGCTTCGGGTTTGGATGCGGGCACTGCATTTGAAATTCTTTCGATTGATATCGCTGACGTGGATGTGGGTCAAAACATCGGCGCTCGCTTGGAAACGGATCGCGCTGAAGCCGACAAAAAAATCGCCCAAGCAAAAGCCGAAGAACGCCGCGCCATGGCAGCCGCTGCCGAACAAGAAATGAAAGCCAAAGTGATGGACATGCGCGCAAAACTCGTCGAAAGCGAAGCGCAAGTGCCGATGGCAATGGCAGACGCACTCCGTTCGGGTCGTCTCGGCGTGATGGATTATTACAACATGAAAAATATCCAAGCCGATACGCAAATGCGTACGCAGCTCGGACTCGGCGATGGACAACAACCGTCTCAACCGAACGTCTAA
- a CDS encoding Dabb family protein, translated as MIKHIVLWKLKENAEGKSASENAALIVEKFKTLKGNVPGLVDIESGVDFNRSAAAWDVGLVTAFNSKADLDFYQTFPAHVEIKNFIGKVSLDRCVLDYEI; from the coding sequence ATGATCAAGCACATCGTTCTCTGGAAATTAAAAGAAAACGCCGAAGGAAAAAGCGCATCGGAAAATGCCGCTCTCATCGTCGAAAAATTTAAAACCCTCAAAGGAAATGTTCCCGGACTCGTCGATATCGAATCGGGAGTTGACTTTAATCGCAGCGCCGCCGCTTGGGACGTCGGCCTTGTCACCGCATTTAACAGCAAAGCGGATTTAGATTTTTACCAAACTTTCCCCGCTCACGTCGAAATCAAAAATTTCATCGGAAAAGTTTCGCTAGACCGTTGCGTCCTCGATTACGAAATCTAA